Proteins from a genomic interval of Rhodothermales bacterium:
- a CDS encoding transposase, translating to GRKQPLGFIESTTENAIAIQGLFRDLIGRGLRFEEGLLCVIDGAKGLYKAVQKTFGVHAQVQRCQWHKRENVVGYLAKKDQDIYRRRLGAAYRKTDYPAAKEALMAIHTELEGLNRSAARSLMEGLEETLTLHRLGVFAEVGKSLKTTNGIENLNSQLTKYIGRVKNWMSSDQRQRWVAMGLLQVEKKMNRIEGWQSLDLLRAALQQQIPNSETPAENEPLADESFN from the coding sequence GGGCGGAAGCAGCCGCTGGGCTTCATTGAGTCGACCACCGAGAACGCGATCGCCATCCAGGGCCTCTTCCGCGACCTGATCGGACGCGGCTTGCGGTTCGAGGAGGGCCTGCTCTGCGTGATCGATGGGGCCAAGGGGCTCTACAAGGCCGTTCAGAAGACCTTCGGCGTCCATGCACAGGTTCAGCGCTGCCAGTGGCACAAGCGGGAGAACGTGGTCGGCTACTTGGCCAAAAAGGATCAAGACATCTACCGCCGCCGTCTGGGAGCGGCCTATCGCAAGACCGACTACCCGGCGGCCAAAGAAGCCTTGATGGCCATCCATACCGAACTAGAGGGGCTCAACCGTTCGGCCGCCCGCAGCCTGATGGAAGGGCTGGAAGAGACGCTGACGCTCCATCGCCTGGGAGTCTTCGCCGAGGTGGGCAAGAGCCTCAAGACCACCAACGGCATCGAGAATCTCAACAGCCAACTCACCAAGTACATCGGACGCGTCAAGAACTGGATGAGCTCGGATCAGCGTCAGCGGTGGGTGGCGATGGGCTTGCTGCAGGTAGAGAAAAAGATGAACCGAATCGAGGGCTGGCAAAGCCTCGACCTGCTTAGAGCAGCCCTCCAACAACAGATCCCAAACTCAGAAACACCCGCCGAAAACGAGCCCCTCGCTGACGAAAGTTTCAACTAG
- a CDS encoding c-type cytochrome — MKRFLKWAGASVLGLVVILVAFVGYQIYSFNSYMESPVEAPAVDLVAVADSAVLARGAHIANSYGGCAGCHGPDLSGGMVEDMGPLGVMIPSNLTTGQGGVGSEYSDAELARAIRYGVRKDGHSLLFMPSEEHVWWSDADLQAVVSYVRSLPPVDAQREPSQVGTLGKLITKFGMMELRSAAQAAHLDMGTAPDPEPTARYGAFLALSCKGCHGQGLAGGPIPGAPPDMAVPTNLTPHDTGLGTWTYDDFVHAMNTGLRPDGSQIDPFMPTEGYARMSDLEKTAMWEYLRSLPATEFGRR, encoded by the coding sequence CTTCGTCGGCTACCAGATCTACTCGTTCAACAGCTACATGGAGTCACCGGTTGAGGCACCGGCGGTGGACCTTGTGGCAGTGGCGGATTCCGCAGTCCTTGCGCGAGGCGCACACATTGCCAATTCGTATGGTGGCTGCGCCGGCTGCCACGGGCCCGATCTGTCCGGCGGGATGGTGGAGGACATGGGACCGCTCGGTGTGATGATTCCCTCCAACCTGACCACCGGCCAGGGTGGCGTCGGGAGTGAGTACTCAGATGCCGAATTGGCCCGCGCCATTCGGTACGGAGTGCGCAAGGACGGTCATTCCCTGTTGTTCATGCCGTCCGAAGAGCACGTGTGGTGGTCCGATGCGGACCTCCAGGCCGTGGTTTCCTACGTACGCAGTCTCCCACCGGTGGACGCGCAGCGCGAGCCCTCTCAGGTAGGCACGCTCGGCAAACTGATCACGAAGTTCGGCATGATGGAATTGCGCAGTGCAGCCCAGGCCGCGCACCTGGATATGGGAACTGCCCCCGATCCGGAGCCCACGGCACGGTACGGGGCCTTTCTGGCGCTTTCATGCAAAGGGTGCCATGGCCAGGGTTTGGCTGGCGGTCCGATTCCCGGCGCGCCGCCGGATATGGCTGTGCCCACCAACCTCACTCCCCATGATACCGGACTTGGCACCTGGACCTACGACGACTTTGTTCATGCCATGAACACCGGGCTGAGGCCCGACGGCAGTCAGATCGACCCCTTCATGCCGACCGAAGGCTACGCCCGCATGTCGGACCTCGAAAAGACCGCGATGTGGGAGTATCTGCGCTCGCTTCCGGCGACGGAGTTCGGCAGGCGCTGA